A window of Sebastes umbrosus isolate fSebUmb1 chromosome 6, fSebUmb1.pri, whole genome shotgun sequence genomic DNA:
AGTCAGAGTCAAGTAAACACATTAATCCAGTTTTTATCCAATTTTGCAACACACGCAGCAGTCTCTTGTACATTTGCTGAGGTCACCAACATGTGAGTCACACGTTCTCTAACTAACTGAGCTGACGTCATTTCATCAAGAGGGGGTATAATTGTGTTTTACTTCCACTTGGAGAGCAGCGCAGCTACTAGATGCCATGTTGAGGTTGACCTCAGAGCAGCTGTTTGACGTTACTTCTCTCCTTGCGTTCTAATTCATACTCGCACACCGCAGAGATGTAACTCTGTGTAATCATGTTAAATCATACCCTCCAAATCTATTCttatgtgattggctgaaatggatgagacatctgattggctacagatAATTCCATTTTATAAATAAACCCATATATTTGTGGGTTTCtactatatttatttaagacaagaaatatgtatgtgtgcatcagaaatgcatttgttatatatatttgtttacgtgtggattttttttttttaccgtacAGTGttgtatacagtgtgtgtaagcagtgtgttgtgtgtgttctgtAGATCTTTGGGATTGAATCCATCATGGGGAATGCCTCCCTGTGGCCCGTCCTGCTGGGTTTTACTCTGCTGCCGTCTATTCTGCAGTGTGCCCTGCTGCCCCTCTGCCCTGAGAGCCCCCGATACCTCCTCATCAACTGCAACGAGGAAAGCAAAGCCCGCAGCGGTgagatacatacacacacacacacaaacacacatttcacaaaAGATACaaactttcatccaggagatcgctgtcccgtgcgtcacgttataATCAGCTattcgttcgtgtcctgtgttcacaatgttcagtgtcattttcactgaacaaacatactagttttaagcccaaccatgttgttttttcctaaacctaactatagtggttttattgcctgaacctaagcaagtgtttttgtttaatttacaacattaagcacgtgtttgctgcgaccgaaaagtgacgcagaggaaTCGTTTACCACGTgcttactgcgaccgaaaagtgacgcagagggatCGCTtaccacgtgtttactgcgaccgaaaagtgacgcagagggatCGTTtaccacgtgtttactgcgaccgaaaagtgacgcagagggatCGTTTACCACGTGTTtgctgcgaccgaaaagtgacgcaggGGGATTGTTTACgacgtgtttactgcaaccgaaaagtgacgcagagggatCATTtaccatgtgtttactgcgaccgaaaagtgacgcagagggatCGTTtaccacgtgtttactgcgaccgaaaagtgacgcagagggatCGTTtaccacgtgtttactgcgaccgaaaagtgacgcaggGGGATTGTTTAcgacgtgtttactgcgaccgaaaagtgacgcagagggatCGTTTACCACGTGTTtgctgcgaccgaaaagtgacgcagagggatCGTTTACCACGTGTTtgctgcgaccgaaaagtgacgcaggGGGATTGTTTACgacgtgtttactgcaaccgaaaagtgacgcagagggatCATTTACCATGTGTTtgctgcgaccgaaaagtgatgccgaggggtctgacaaagcgtcagtatttgacgagttgggatgagaacgtgttggccaACATCACATCTGGCGTCCTCAGTGTGTGGCAGCTTTATAAATCCCTTTCCAGGTTGGCATATAGACGCAACTTGAACTTCTGTTTTGCAGTATTGGTGAAGCTGCGTGGCACTGACGAGGTGAATGAGGATATGCaagagatgaaggaggagagCCAGCAGATGATGAGGGAGAAGACGGTGACCATCCCCGAGCTGTTCCGCTCCCCATTGTACCGCCAGCCTATCTTTGTTGCCATCATGCTGCAGCTCTCACAGCAGCTGTCTGGAATCAACGCCGTAAGTCAACAGACCTAAGAGGAGCTGTTTTGTCCTATTCAGTGTCAGATGGAGGAGTTCTGCCAAATGGTATAATCTAATAAAGGGTAAAGCTAATGACTCGATACAATcacaaggaaaaaaatatttgatagGTCATATAGTAgacttctcttcctctcttcctctggaGGCAGATGTAACCCAGCGCTGCACTTTCACTGCCCTGTCACAAGGTACATATAACATGTAAATCAATCACTTTCTGACCTCACCCCTTCTGATTTTAAACAATGTTTTCCTACATGTTATCTATATGAAGGAGAACCACAGTAGAACCACTGCTCACTCATGTcaaaaggagccagttgaggtggttaaAGCATCTGATAAAAAATGCCTCTCGGACGCCTCCCTGTGGAGCAAATGTAAAGTAACTGTTCCTGTGTCATGTCATCATCTTTTAGGTGTTTTACTACTCGACTGGGATCTTTGAGCGAGCAGGTGTGTCCCAGCCTGTCTATGCAACCATTGGTGCAGGAGTGGTCAACACCGCCTTCACTGTGGTTTCTGTAAGTCGCAAAAGAACCCCCAAACCAAAAATAATCCTTGGATGATTAACTCCAGGACACCATAACTTCATTTTGTAACAAGACactttctctccttctgtgcAGCTGTTTGTGGTGGAGCGTGTGGGCAGGAGACCGCTTCACCTCACTGGTTTGATGGGAATGGCAGTTTCAGCTGTTTTTCTAACCGTTGCCATGGCGTTGTTGGTTAGTGTTTGAGATTGTATACTTAATCCATTAGGCTTTGAAATAAAGTGACTAAAAGCCTCTGTTGTTGTGCTGTGTTCCTCAGGACCAGCTCAAGTGGATGTCCTATATCAGCATCGTGGCCATCTTCAGTTTTGTAGCCTTTTTTGAAATCGGCCCCGGCCCCATTCCCTGGTTCATTGTGGCCGAGCTCTTCAGCCAGGGGCCCCGGCCGGCTGCCTTTGCAGTCGCTGGTTTCTCCAATTGGTCTGCCAACTTCTTAGTTGGGATGTGCTTCCCATATGTTGAGGTAAGACAGCTTTAATTTATAATGATATCGCCatattgtacatttattttcagtCCAGAAATACTTTCCTAACTGTTGACTGTCGCACTCCatatacatactatactatagctGGTGCCCATAATTTggtaaaaaattatgttttgccTTGGATGTCCCACAGCAACTCTGTGGCCCATAcgtcttcatcatcttcaccgTCCTGCTGCTCGGCTTCTTCACCTTCACCTACTTCAAGGTGCCAGAGACTAAGGGCCGCACCTTTGATGAGATCGCCGCAGGCTTCCGCCAGGCAGCCGGTCATGGAGCTGACAAGTACTCGGCCCCTGAAGAGTTCAACACCCTCAGGGGGGATGATCCCGACCTTTGAAAACTGCTGCACATTCACACGTTCACACATGCAGCAAAGTTACCTGCTACAAAGAGGTTCACTTTTAGGACACTACTGTTGTGTTTCAAATATCCCGTACACTAAGGTTAGGGTCAGTATTACATTAGAGGTTTAGATACAGACTGTTAAAATAAAGGTGGATGACCTGACTGAGGATATCACTGTAAAAATGGCGTCTCATAGGCGTTTAAAGTTAAGTAAGTGAGTTAGAGGCTGGGATGTACTGGGACAGAAAGGCAGGGTGGgtttaaactgtaaatatttggagctatatatatatatatatatatatatatatgtagtaaTATTCTTATTCAaaatagaaaacagaaaattgAACCTTCAGTACATCATTTGAAACTCtcaataccacttttttttattttggagttAAAATTGATATTGACTTTCTCTGCTGAGGTGAAGAGCatttacctttattttgaaagcgaGTGGCCTCTTTGGCCACAACCCAAACAGTGATGCCAAAGAAGGTGTTTGGTTCTGACAGGTGATGTAATTTTGACTTTCTAGATCATCATTTTTGATTTATGTTATAATTATTAAGTCAGAATTATACATGTGTTTCCATCCATAAGTTTTTATGTGCATATTCAATTTGTGCTTAATAAAAACCTGAGTGGATACGCTGGAAATTGTGTAATGGAAACCGATTCCGTGAATTAATCATGACGTACATGAAGCATTTGACTTAAACGTCCACGTCCGTCTTCTGCTGAAGAGCTGAAAACATGAGATCTGTGTGGGGCGATGGGGAAACTGTAACCTTCCTCACATTAATACAAATGTCATACttccatttcttcttcttcttcttcttcttctttttcttttaatggcACACGCTACAGAATTTGTGCCACCAACTGTTTATCTCCATCAAACAACTTCTCATATTCACATAGCAGTCGTGGATGGAAACATTTAGTTCATTAGGATGGAAATTTGACTTCTGATTTAGTTTTTAAAAGTTACGACACGCTTAGATGCTACGTATAATTTTTGACTCACGGTCAAAACTTGCTAAAGGTTTTGGAGTCCATGTTTGTTGGCTACAAAGAAAATGGCTCGTTGGCCAATATTGCGTAAATGAGCAGCAGTTCTTGTAATCTTGGAGGAAACGTGGGATcctaataactataataatgaTCTTCTCCTCCACAGACTTGGCTGCTGGCTAATTTCACCCTCATTTATACAAAATCAAAGcaaagttcaacattttgggaaatatgcataTATGAGAAGATCGGTAGCACTTACGCTGAGTACGCCAAGACATATTTTTAACTCCAGCTGACACGTCTTTGCATCACATTGCACCCATGAGCCTCTTTGCAAGCAGTCACACCACTTATACAatttgttttgcaaaaaaaattaatttatgaCTCATTGCTTAagttataatttaataatttacttTACTATGTcaatagttgtgtttttatcGTTATTATTTTCacccaatttatgtatttttctggAATTCTGTCCATATGTCATAGAGTGAGAAAGTCATATATACCATATATTGTAGCCtatgtacatgtactgtataattaATTAACCTGCTGAACTCAGTATATCTCTTACATTTACA
This region includes:
- the LOC119489299 gene encoding solute carrier family 2, facilitated glucose transporter member 1-like isoform X1; translated protein: MECSGEVTPQLMMAVGTAVIGSLQFGYNTGVINAPQNIIESFYNETWSSRYSEDIPQTTLTALWSLSVAIFSVGGMCGSFSVSLFVNRFGRKNSMLIANVPAFLAAAFMGFSKLAASFEMLIVGRFIVGIYCGLCTGFVPMYVEEISPTSLRGALGTLHQLGVVIGILMAQIFGIESIMGNASLWPVLLGFTLLPSILQCALLPLCPESPRYLLINCNEESKARSVLVKLRGTDEVNEDMQEMKEESQQMMREKTVTIPELFRSPLYRQPIFVAIMLQLSQQLSGINAVFYYSTGIFERAGVSQPVYATIGAGVVNTAFTVVSLFVVERVGRRPLHLTGLMGMAVSAVFLTVAMALLDQLKWMSYISIVAIFSFVAFFEIGPGPIPWFIVAELFSQGPRPAAFAVAGFSNWSANFLVGMCFPYVEQLCGPYVFIIFTVLLLGFFTFTYFKVPETKGRTFDEIAAGFRQAAGHGADKYSAPEEFNTLRGDDPDL
- the LOC119489299 gene encoding solute carrier family 2, facilitated glucose transporter member 1-like isoform X2, coding for MLIANVPAFLAAAFMGFSKLAASFEMLIVGRFIVGIYCGLCTGFVPMYVEEISPTSLRGALGTLHQLGVVIGILMAQIFGIESIMGNASLWPVLLGFTLLPSILQCALLPLCPESPRYLLINCNEESKARSVLVKLRGTDEVNEDMQEMKEESQQMMREKTVTIPELFRSPLYRQPIFVAIMLQLSQQLSGINAVFYYSTGIFERAGVSQPVYATIGAGVVNTAFTVVSLFVVERVGRRPLHLTGLMGMAVSAVFLTVAMALLDQLKWMSYISIVAIFSFVAFFEIGPGPIPWFIVAELFSQGPRPAAFAVAGFSNWSANFLVGMCFPYVEQLCGPYVFIIFTVLLLGFFTFTYFKVPETKGRTFDEIAAGFRQAAGHGADKYSAPEEFNTLRGDDPDL